The Arachis ipaensis cultivar K30076 chromosome B03, Araip1.1, whole genome shotgun sequence region GCCCACACGCTTTAGAAAAACCCAAGCCGAATTTGTCACGTGAGAGTTACATGTGTGTCCAAACTCACCTATAATATGCCTCGAATCTTCATTCTTCATTCTCTTTTGTTGATGCATGCATGCATATATTTGTGGTATATATATGTCGAaagcataaataataataatattattacttGGACCAAATTAaagttgttgattcaattgtgaATCAATGGCAAGATTGTTGCGCACTAGTACTAATTATTATAGGCCTATTCgatttcttcattcttcttcttcttcttcttcttcctgctTTGTCAAATGTGTGAGCACGCACCAAAGCAGCAAGGCCACTTCATTGAACAGCAACAATGGAGATAATAAGGGACAAAGAAAACCAGTGGTGGCTGTGAAGGCGCCATCCGTGGCTGCCAAAATCAATAAGCCATGGAATAATATTTTACACCCCGAGATGCTCATTGAATAATAACATCTGGGTTCGTtggtattaattaatttaatgaaGGGGTGTGTTCTTGTTGTGGAGTGTTACGGCCATTATTTCCATACTTTGGGTCAAAGGCTAGATCAGCATCACCTCGTTCAACTACTTATTGAAGCCATAGGTTTGTTTCACAAATtacaatcaacaaatatatatGAATAAGACTTGTATATACGGTAAAAATTTATGTGCAGTCAATTTTGCgtaaagttaataattaaaagtagttaaataatttgactaatttgactaaatttttatctaacgactctTAACTATTAACTTCACGTAAAATTAACTACATCTGAATTTCTAGTTGTATGTATTTAAATTTATACTCTTTTTTCTTTAGACATGTTCCTTGTAGGAACTGCCTTGCTGGTTTTTGGGGCGGGTTTATACACAATGTTCGTGGGGTCAAGgactactaataataataataagaagaagaaagaaaaagatgcaACATCCATGCATAGTGAATCAAACATACTTGATCTCTTCTATACAAAGGTACCACAAATTAAATAACTTTAATGATTATCATTATTATGAAATGAATAAATATACGGTGGAATCTCAgttaacttcatgtgaagttgatagttgagagcctataaatatcaaattatttaacaacTCTCAACTATCAAATTTATTTGATCAGATAGGTGGTGGTCCTGGGTGGGCAGGGATGCAATCAGTTGAGGAAGCAAAATCGAAAATAGGGCATGCGGTGATGATGATTGTTCAAGTGGGAATATTAGAAAAGTTGAAGGATATTCCCTTAGTCACTGCCATTGATCTCGCTTCTTTTGCTGCGGTTCTGTTAACTTCCTCTGCCTCCATTTTTGTCCTCTCTAAGCTTTATTCCTAGACGTTATATTCTTGACtggaataataattaatattccAACCTTATACGTTCATATTTCATGATATTTCTTTTGTAATAATCCAAATGCGCAAAAGCTTCGTCAAGCTCAATTCATTCTTTGTACCTTCATAAATTATAgtctctttttttgtttttaacacTTTCTTCTATTAGATGATATTCATGAATGACGATTGTGATGATAGTGATACCGTTTACTATTATATTGTTTAGCTGAGTCTTCCTTTTTCGTCTAATTTTCTTGCTTATTGGTGTAGAAGTtatcaataataaaatattagtaAATGGCTCGAATAAAATTAAGGGGAGTGCTAGGgaacaataaaaattttgaacaacatgaacaactatCAATAAAATGAAAATACACTACATCCTAATGTAATGCTACTAATtgaatttactcttttaaccctattaattcacattgtttacacattgttcaaaaatcttgttggttacctatacttttcctaaaatTAATTCTAGATTTTGGAAAACTTTCTTAGATTGATTTATGTAgtgagatttttaaatttaatggtTATATTGATGGAATTCATCGCATATAAATAAAGGACTTAAATAAGGTATAATTAAAAGTCTtctcaaaatatattattttgatTAAGGTTCTGAAAATTGAATGTGTCTTTGAATCGGCGATAGAGTTAAAAATTTTAAGGTTTAAAAGTTTTGATAGGAGCACGTGTATATTGTGTAGTTATGATCAGCTGCAATTAGTTAGTATCAGTTGCAATTAGTTAGTGTAGTTAGTGTTTCAGTTAGTCAGTTACTTCTAGCTAACTAGCTGTTACTGAAGCTTCTAGAAGAACCACCCCCAGCTACAAATAGCTGCTGCACTTCCCTTGTATCTCAACTCTTGATTTGATTGATCACTCTGTTCAATAATAGAACCTTCTTCTCTCTATCTCTCACTCTTCACCATTCTTCATGTCTCTCATTCTACTCTTCAGCTAAGCTGCTTCTGTTTCCTACAGCCTTAGTTGTTGATAccttcatggtatcagagctcttgGCTCCATAACTTTCGTGAACAACCAAATCAGAATCAAGATCAGTCAAGAATCATAGATCAGGCAAGAATCATGGCTCAAAACTTTGTAGCGACTCCCATATCCATGAAGCTAGATGAAAACAACTACTTGCAGTGGAAGGATCAAGCAGAGTCAACAATTGAAGGAAACAACATGCTGAGCCATCTCACTGGAGAAGATATTCCCCAAATTCATCTTCCCAATGGTGCTATAAATCCAGAATTTCAGAAGTGGAAGCGGCAGGATGCGCTTCTGAAATCATGGCTGCTGGCTTCCATGTCAACACCATTCACCACAAGAATGGTTGGGTGTACACTCACACATCAGATCTGGAGAAGGTTAGAAGATCATTTCTCATCCCAAATCAAGGCCAAAGTAATGCAATTGAAGAACCAGTTAAGCACGATTCAGATAGGTAGCTCTGTCACTGAGTATGTTTTAGCAATAAAGAGCACTATGGATGCATTGGCTTCTGTAGGAGAGTCAATGAAAGAGAGCGATCATGTCAATGCAATTCTACACGGTCTAACTGAAGAATATGGAAACGTGATGACCTCAGTTCTAGCAAGATCAACCAGCATAACAGTAGGAGAATTAGAAGCTCTATTGCTAGCTCATGAAAGCATGTTAGCAAAATTCAGAAAGTCAGAACCCTTTGTACAAGCCAATATAGCTCAGCACTCACAATTCAACCAGAACCAACTCTATCCCCAAAATTCAACTGCAAGAGGAAACTTTAGAGGCAATTTTCGAGGCAGATCAGGAAGAACATTCAGAGGAAACGGCAGAGGCACATATGACTCAGAAAGAATGACTCAAGATGCAGGAAGGTTCACACAAGAATACAATAATCATGGTGACTACAATAGAGGACAGTACAATCGAGGAAGAATGATGCAGGGAAGTGGAAGACCACAATGCCAAGTATGCGATAGAATTGGCCACACAGCAAGATTCTGCTGGTATAGGTATGACAAGGATGATGTGCAGGGAAGCAGCAGTCAGATTACTCAACCAAAGGCTAACTACACTAACGATTAAGGTTCTGAAAATTGAAAGCAAGAAGTATATGTTCCAGAAAACAAGAGAAAAGAAAACTAGAGATGATGATAGGAGCACGTGTATATTGTGTAGTTATGATCAGCTGCAATTAGTTAGTATCAGTTGCAATTAGTTAGTGTAGTTAGTGTTTCAGTTAGTCAGTTACTTCTAGCTAACTAGCTGTTACTGAAGCTTCTAGAAGAACCACCCCCAGCTACAAATAGCTGCTGCACTTCCCTTGTATCTCAACTCTTGATTTGATTGATCACTCTGTTCAATAATAGAACCTTCTTCTCTCTATCTCTCACTCTTCACCATTCTTCATGTCTCTCATTCTACTCTTCAGCTAAGCTGCTTCTGTTTCCTACAGCCTTAGTTGTTGATAccttcatggtatcagagctcttgGCTCCATAACTTTCGTGAACAACCAAATCAGAATCAAGATCAGTCAAGAATCATAGATCAGGCAAGAATCATGGCTCAAAACTTTGTAGCGACTCCCATATCCATGAAGCTAGATGAAAACAACTACTTGCAGTGGAAGGATCAAGCAGAGTCAACAATTGAAGGAAACAACATGCTGAGCCATCTCACTGGAGAAGATATTCCCCAAATTCATCTTCCCAATGGTGCTATAAATCCAGAATTTCAGAAGTGGAAGCGGCACGATGCGCTTCTGAAATCATGGCTGCTGGCTTCCATGTCAACACCATTCACCACAAGAATGGTTGGGTGTACACTCACACATCAGATCTGGAGAAGGTTAGAAGATCATTTCTCATCCCAAATCAAGGCCAAAGTAATGCAATTGAAGAACCAGTTAAGCACGATTCAGATAGGTAGCTCTGTCACTGAGTATGTTTTAGCAATAAAGAGCACTATGGATGCATTGGCTTCTGTAGGAGAGTCAATGAAAGAGAGCGATCATGTCAATGCAATTCTACACGGTCTAACTGAAGAATATGGAAACGTGATGACCTCAGTTCTAGCAAGATCAACCAGCATAACAGTAGGAGAATTAGAAGCTCTATTGCTAGCTCATGAAAGCATGTTAGCAAAATTCAGAAAGTCAGAACCCTTTGTACAAGCCAATATAGCTCAGCACTCACAATTCAACCAGAACCAACTCTATCCCCAAAATTCAACTGCAAGAGGAAACTTTAGAGGCAATTTTCGAGGCAGATCAGGAAGAACATTCAGAGGAAACGGCAGAGGCACATATGACTCAATGTGTTGCCAACACCAGTGCTTGATGGAATGTCCCCAACAGAAAAGCTGTTTGGCAAAAAGCCACCTTATACAGACCTCAAAGTCTTTGGATGCCTTTGTTTTCCTCATCAAAGGCCTTATAACAAACACAAATTGGAGTTCAGATCCTCACCTTGCACTTTCATTGGCTACAGCACCACTCACAAGGGCTACAAATGCCTAACTCAGGCTGGAAAGACAATAATCACTAGAGATGTGGTATTCATTGAAAACAGATTCCCTTTCAAAGAGCTCAATCAACAAAGACAGTCATCAGTAGAGTCAGCTAATCAAACAACATCACAGCTACCAATCATTCCAAAACTCCCAGTCTCAGCCTCAATAATTCAGCCAACACCAGTATCCACACCAACAACTGTGCCACCAATCTCAACACCTCAATTAAGTCCAACCAACTCATCAAGATCATTGCCCTTAAGTGTTCAGCAATCAACAGTGGCAGCTGCTACACAGCAGCCAACAATTCCTCAACCACAACCAGTAAGCAGTCCTCAAATGCCAGTAGCAGTGTCCTCAACCCGAACTATA contains the following coding sequences:
- the LOC107633943 gene encoding uncharacterized protein LOC107633943, translated to MKGCVLVVECYGHYFHTLGQRLDQHHLVQLLIEAIDMFLVGTALLVFGAGLYTMFVGSRTTNNNNKKKKEKDATSMHSESNILDLFYTKIGGGPGWAGMQSVEEAKSKIGHAVMMIVQVGILEKLKDIPLVTAIDLASFAAVLLTSSASIFVLSKLYS